A single genomic interval of Camelina sativa cultivar DH55 chromosome 11, Cs, whole genome shotgun sequence harbors:
- the LOC104724392 gene encoding uncharacterized protein LOC104724392 isoform X1 translates to MVMEQVLTPVKEFLISEQASVEIFDQLAALGTKIRESENRTSEKFAEREMKEILRKLDFLIASGPATETVREVGGSSQSGAARPQDRRNQVSFYPLEPCLSQIRPGLRENLFRNVEMAIFEGVGIYGWIARVERFFRMGGYNEAEKLALVSVSLQGEALSWFNWEANRRQFEN, encoded by the coding sequence ATGGTGATGGAGCAAGTTTTGACACCGGTGAAGGAGTTTTTGATATCGGAGCAAGCATCCGTAGAGATCTTTGATCAGTTAGCTGCTTTGGGAACCAAGATTCGTGAATCTGAGAATCGCACAAGTGAGAAATTCGCGGAGCGCGAGATGAAAGAGATTCTTCGCAAgcttgatttcttgattgcttcTGGTCCTGCGACAGAGACGGTTCGTGAAGTTGGTGGTTCGAGTCAATCCGGAGCCGCAAGACCTCAAGATCGCCGCAACCAGGTATCTTTCTATCCTCTGGAACCTTGCCTTAGTCAAATTAGGCCTGGGCTTAGAGAGAATTTATTCCGCAACGTGGAAATGGCTATATTCGAAGGCGTTGGAATATATGGTTGGATTGCTCGAGTTGAAAGATTTTTCAGAATGGGAGGTTACAACGAAGCGGAGAAGCTGGCTTTAGTGTCAGTAAGCTTACAAGGAGAAGCTCTGAGCTGGTTTAATTGGGAGGCTAACAGAAGACAATTCGAGAATTGA
- the LOC104728394 gene encoding F-box protein DOR-like, producing MPIDVFDEIFWTLSRKTIARCRCVSKLWSSILGRSDFSDLFLKKYSACRHLLFAFKLNGKWLFFSSPQPQNLDENSSLLATNHHMCFRTRPGSCRINVPIRGLLCTTSMWLKDRYNDFKAMVYNPSTGQTITLPNLITSWNHARAQLGYDPINKQVKNLVADTRLKFVGMTSNGEIVFSPLGLSDPFYIFYYNMDKNTVVRVKIQGIGPVSGQDIYTFVDHVEDVKLIT from the exons ATGCCAATTGATGTCTTTGATGAAATATTCTGGACATTATCGAGGAAAACCATAGCGAGGTGTCGTTGCGTGTCGAAGCTGTGGTCTTCCATTCTCGGCCGTTCAGATTTCAGTGATTTGTTCTTGAAAAAGTATTCGGCTTGTCGGCATCTCTTGTTCGCCTTCAAACTCAACGGTAAGTGGCTCTTCTTCTCGTCACCTCAACCTCAAAATCTAGACGAGAACTCGTCTCTTTTAGCCACCAATCATCATATGTGTTTCCGCACTAGACCGGGTTCATGTCGGATCAATGTCCCTATTCGTGGCTTGCTATGTACTACATCTATGTGGCTCAAAGATAGATATAATGATTTCAAGGCAATGGTTTATAACCCTAGCACAGGACAGACCATAACATTACCCAACTTGATAACAAGTTGGAATCATGCGAGAGCCCAATTAGGGTATGATCCAATCAACAAGCAAGTCAAG AATCTTGTTGCGGATACAAGGTTGAAATTTGTCGGCATGACTAGTAATGGTGAAATTGTGTTTTCTCCGCTCGGTTTATCTGATCCTTTCTACATTTTCTACTACAATATGGATAAGAATACTGTCGTAAGAGTTAAAATCCAAGGAATTGGACCCGTTAGTGGTCAAGACATCTACACTTTTGTAGACCACGTTGAAGATGTGAAGCTTATAACGTGA
- the LOC104724392 gene encoding putative cytochrome c oxidase subunit 5C-4 isoform X2 — MANVPKIGKAIYKGPSIVKEILYGIALGIAVGGLWKMHHWNNQRRTKEFYDLLEKGEISVVAEDE, encoded by the coding sequence ATGGCAAATGTTCCGAAGATCGGGAAGGCTATCTATAAAGGACCAAGCATAGTCAAAGAGATATTATATGGAATAGCACTAGGCATTGCGGTTGGAGGGCTGTGGAAAATGCATCATTGGAACAACCAACGACGAACGAAGGAGTTCTATGATTTGCTCGAGAAGGGAGAGATCAGTGTTGTCGCGGAAGATGAGTAG
- the LOC104724391 gene encoding cysteine-rich receptor-like protein kinase 42 → MHCLTKTIPFHYIIFLYSFFVLPFLSSSTDDQRTTVSGLFCGGRSRSSADPNFIPTFVEDMHSLSLKLTTRRFATQSLNTTPSVFALIQCHNDLSPSDCQLCYAIARTRLPRCLPSSSARIFLDGCFLRYETYEFYGESVSATSDRFSCSNDTVLDPQFGSRVSETAARVAVTQRGFGVAGESGVHALAQCWESLGKEDCRVCLEKAVKEVKRCVSRREGRAMNTGCYLRYSDHKFYNGDGHHKIHVIFNKGVIVAIVLTTSAFVMVILLATYAIMIKVSKTKQEQKNLGLISRKFNNSKTKFKYETLEKATDYFNSKKKLGEGGNGTVFLGTLPNGKNVAVKRLVFNTREWVEEFFNEVNLISGIQHKNLVKLLGCSIEGPESLLVYEYVPNKSLDHFLFDECKSKVLNWSQRLNIILGTAEGLAYLHGGSPVRIIHRDIKTSNVLLDEQLNPKIADFGLARCFGPDKTHLSTGIAGTLGYMAPEYVVRGQLTEKADIYSFGVLVLEISCGTRNNAFVPVTGHLLQRVWNLYTLNRLVEALESCLKDEVRQEQGREAEACRVLRVGLLCTQASPSLRPSMEEVIRMLTESEYLIPSPTNPPFLRTSPLTTDLDNSSTISHSTNSTTTFNTMVKTDQASYTSSESSTTHRS, encoded by the exons atgcaTTGCCTCACAAAAACAATACCGTTTCATTACATCATCTTTTTATATTCCTTCTTCGTTTTACCGTTCTTGTCTTCCTCAACCGACGACCAAAGAACCACCGTATCCGGTCTTTTCTGCGGCGGACGTAGCAGATCCTCCGCAGATCCAAACTTCATCCCAACGTTCGTCGAAGATATGCATTCACTCTCTCTAAAACTAACCACACGACGTTTCGCAACTCAATCTCTAAACACCACGCCGTCTGTCTTCGCACTGATCCAATGCCACAACGATCTCTCACCGTCTGATTGCCAGCTCTGTTACGCGATCGCACGCACGCGCCTCCCTCGTTGTCTCCCTTCCTCCTCCGCAAGAATCTTCCTCGACGGTTGTTTCCTCCGTTACGAGACTTACGAGTTCTACGGCGAATCAGTCTCCGCGACTTCTGATAGATTTTCTTGCAGCAACGACACCGTTTTGGATCCTCAGTTCGGGTCTCGAGTTTCGGAGACGGCGGCGAGAGTCGCGGTTACACAGAGAGGATTCGGAGTCGCCGGAGAGAGTGGTGTGCACGCGCTTGCTCAGTGTTGGGAGAGTTTGGGGAAGGAAGATTGTAGGGTTTGTTTGGAGAAAGCTGTTAAAGAAGTGAAACGGTGCGTTTCGAGGCGAGAAGGAAGAGCTATGAACACAGGGTGTTATCTCAGATACTCTGATCACAAGTTTTACAACGGTGATGGGCATCATAAAATTCATG TGATTTTTAACAAAGGAGTCATTGTGGCTATTGTCTTGACAACGTCAGCGTTTGTCATGGTCATTCTCTTGGCAACGTATGCCATTATGATAAAAGtatcaaagacaaaacaag AACAGAAAAACCTGGGTTTAATTTCGAGAAAATTCAACAATTCAAAGACGAAGTTCAAGTATGAGACACTAGAGAAGGCAACAGATTACTTCAACTCCAAGAAAAAACTAGGAGAAGGAGGAAACGGCACCGTTTTCTTAGGAACTCTTCCAAATGGTAAGAACGTGGCCGTGAAGAGATTAGTGTTCAACACAAGAGAATGGGTAGAAGAATTCTTCAACGAAGTGAATCTCATTAGTGGAATCCAACATAAAAACCTCGTCAAGCTTCTTGGTTGTAGCATTGAAGGACCCGAGAGTCTCTTGGTCTACGAGTACGTGCCCAACAAAAGCCTCGACCACTTTCTCTTTG ATGAATGTAAAAGCAAGGTCTTAAACTGGAGCCAGAGGCTAAATATAATCTTGGGAACAGCAGAGGGACTGGCTTACCTGCACGGTGGATCTCCAGTGAGGATTATTCATCGTGACATCAAAACTAGTAATGTTCTTCTAGACGAACAGCTCAATCCGAAGATCGCTGATTTCGGTTTGGCTCGATGTTTTGGTCCGGACAAAACTCATCTTAGTACCGGCATCGCAGGAACTCT AGGTTACATGGCTCCAGAGTATGTTGTAAGAGGACAGTTAACGGAAAAAGCAGACATTTATAGCTTTGGAGTTCTTGTTCTCGAGATTTCTTGTGGAACAAGAAACAACGCTTTCGTACCAGTGACAGGTCATCTCCTACAAAGA GTCTGGAACCTCTATACACTGAATAGATTGGTTGAAGCTCTTGAATCATGTCTAAAAGATGAGGTTCGTCAAGAACAAGGCCGCGAAGCAGAAGCTTGTAGAGTTCTTCGCGTGGGATTGTTATGCACGCAAGCTTCTCCATCACTAAGACCGTCGATGGAAGAAGTCATCCGCATGTTAACCGAGAGTGAATACCTGATTCCATCTCCAACCAATCCTCCATTCTTGAGGACTAGCCCTCTAACTACAGATCTAGATAACAGTAGTACTATATCTCATAGTACCAATAGTACTACGACGTTTAACACGATGGTCAAAACGGATCAAGCTTCATATACCTCTTCAGAATCTTCTACTACTCATAGAAGCTAA
- the LOC104724390 gene encoding glutaredoxin-C2, whose product MATQKAKDIVNSDSVVVFSKTFCPYCVRVKELLQQLGAKFKAVELDTESDGSQIQSALGEWTGQRTVPNVFIGGNHIGGCDATSNLHKDGKLVPLLTEAGAIAGKTATTSA is encoded by the exons ATGGCGACGCAGAAGGCTAAGGACATCGTTAACAGCGACTCAGTCGTTGTTTTCAG CAAGACGTTTTGTCCTTACTGCGTGAGGGTGAAGGAGCTTCTGCAACAATTGGGAGCTAAGTTCAAGGCCGTTGAGCTCGACACCGAGa GTGATGGTAGCCAAATTCAATCAGCTCTTGGAGAATGGACTGGACAACGCACTGTGCCTAATGTCTTTATTGGAGGAAATCACATCGGTGGCTGCGATG CAACATCAAACTTGCATAAAGATGGGAAGTTGGTTCCTCTGCTAACTGAAGCTGGAGCTATCGCTGGAAAGACTGCAACAACTTCTGCTTAA